The Cygnus atratus isolate AKBS03 ecotype Queensland, Australia chromosome 2, CAtr_DNAZoo_HiC_assembly, whole genome shotgun sequence genome window below encodes:
- the TNFRSF11B gene encoding tumor necrosis factor receptor superfamily member 11B isoform X1, with protein sequence MNKFLCCTFVLLDISVKWSIQDVSPRKYLHYDPGTSRQVMCDQCPPGSYVKQHCTATSPTVCAPCPDQYYAEDWNSNDECQYCSAVCKELQYVKQECTSRQDRVCECIEGRYLELEFCLKHTECPPGFGVAQPGTPESDTVCKRCPEGFFSNVTSSKAACQKHTNCSALGFKIALKGNAVRDNICQENTDASPQKCGIDVTLCEEALFRFAVPTLLVPNWLNLLADSLPGTKLSTENVERIKQRHGSQEQTFQLMKLWKQQNKEQDIAKKINQDIELCESSVLRHIGHPNLTFEHLSTLMASLPGKKVGKEDIERTMKLCQPTEQVLKLLNLWRIKNGDQDTIKGLMYGLKHLKTYHFPKTTIQSLKKVIKFLQRFTMYRLYQKLLLEMVGNQIKSVKVRCV encoded by the exons ATGAACAAGTTCCTGTGCTGCACATTTGTG CTCTTGGACATCTCTGTCAAGTGGTCCATCCAGGACGTCTCTCCCCGCAAGTATCTCCATTACGACCCAGGGACATCTCGTCAAGTGATGTGTGACCAGTGCCCTCCTGGGAGCTACGTAAAGCAGCACTGTACAGCTACCAGCCCGACAGTGTGTGCCCCCTGCCCGGATCAGTACTACGCCGAAGACTGGAACAGCAACGATGAATGCCAGTACTGCAGTGCCGTTTGCAAGGAGCTGCAGTACGTCAAGCAGGAGTGCACGAGCAGGCAGGACCGCGTCTGCGAGTGCATCGAAGGCAGGTACCTGGAGCTGGAGTTTTGCTTAAAGCACACGGAGTGTCCTCCTGGATTCGGTGTCGCTCAGCCAG GTACCCCTGAGAGTGACACTGTATGTAAGAGATGTCCAGAGGGATTTTTCTCCAACGTAACATCATCCAAAGCAGCCTGCCAAAAGCACACAAACTGTAGTGCACTGGGTTTCAAAATAGCATTGAAGGGAAATGCAGTTCGTGACAACATCTGTCAGGAAAATACAGATGCATCACCTCAGAAATGTGGCATAG ATGTAACCCTGTGCGAGGAGGCTTTGTTTAGGTTTGCTGTTCCTACTTTACTCGTGCCTAACTGGCTGAACTTGCTAGCAGACAGTTTGCCTGGGACAAAGCTTAGCACAGAAAATGTCGAACGGATTAAACAAAGGCACGGTTCACAAGAGCAGACCTTCCAGCTTATGAAATTAtggaagcagcagaacaaggaaCAGGATATAGCCAAGAAGATTAATCAAG ATATTGAACTTTGTGAAAGTAGTGTCTTAAGGCATATTGGCCACCCAAATCTCACCTTTGAGCATCTCAGCACACTGATGGCAAGCTTGCCAGGCAAGAAAGTGGGAAAAGAAGATATTGAGCGCACAATGAAACTGTGTCAACCTACGGAGCAAGTTCTGAAGCTTCTGAATCTGTGGAGAATAAAGAATGGAGACCAAGACACCATCAAAGGTTTAATGTATGGACTGAAGCACTTGAAAACATACCACTTTCCAAAAACAACCATACAAAGCCTGAAGAAGGTCATTAAGTTTCTTCAAAGATTTACAATGTATAGATTATACCAGAAACTCTTATTAGAAATGGTAGGAAACCAAATTAAATCAGTGAAAGTAAGATGTGTCTAa
- the TNFRSF11B gene encoding tumor necrosis factor receptor superfamily member 11B isoform X2, translating to MCDQCPPGSYVKQHCTATSPTVCAPCPDQYYAEDWNSNDECQYCSAVCKELQYVKQECTSRQDRVCECIEGRYLELEFCLKHTECPPGFGVAQPGTPESDTVCKRCPEGFFSNVTSSKAACQKHTNCSALGFKIALKGNAVRDNICQENTDASPQKCGIDVTLCEEALFRFAVPTLLVPNWLNLLADSLPGTKLSTENVERIKQRHGSQEQTFQLMKLWKQQNKEQDIAKKINQDIELCESSVLRHIGHPNLTFEHLSTLMASLPGKKVGKEDIERTMKLCQPTEQVLKLLNLWRIKNGDQDTIKGLMYGLKHLKTYHFPKTTIQSLKKVIKFLQRFTMYRLYQKLLLEMVGNQIKSVKVRCV from the exons ATGTGTGACCAGTGCCCTCCTGGGAGCTACGTAAAGCAGCACTGTACAGCTACCAGCCCGACAGTGTGTGCCCCCTGCCCGGATCAGTACTACGCCGAAGACTGGAACAGCAACGATGAATGCCAGTACTGCAGTGCCGTTTGCAAGGAGCTGCAGTACGTCAAGCAGGAGTGCACGAGCAGGCAGGACCGCGTCTGCGAGTGCATCGAAGGCAGGTACCTGGAGCTGGAGTTTTGCTTAAAGCACACGGAGTGTCCTCCTGGATTCGGTGTCGCTCAGCCAG GTACCCCTGAGAGTGACACTGTATGTAAGAGATGTCCAGAGGGATTTTTCTCCAACGTAACATCATCCAAAGCAGCCTGCCAAAAGCACACAAACTGTAGTGCACTGGGTTTCAAAATAGCATTGAAGGGAAATGCAGTTCGTGACAACATCTGTCAGGAAAATACAGATGCATCACCTCAGAAATGTGGCATAG ATGTAACCCTGTGCGAGGAGGCTTTGTTTAGGTTTGCTGTTCCTACTTTACTCGTGCCTAACTGGCTGAACTTGCTAGCAGACAGTTTGCCTGGGACAAAGCTTAGCACAGAAAATGTCGAACGGATTAAACAAAGGCACGGTTCACAAGAGCAGACCTTCCAGCTTATGAAATTAtggaagcagcagaacaaggaaCAGGATATAGCCAAGAAGATTAATCAAG ATATTGAACTTTGTGAAAGTAGTGTCTTAAGGCATATTGGCCACCCAAATCTCACCTTTGAGCATCTCAGCACACTGATGGCAAGCTTGCCAGGCAAGAAAGTGGGAAAAGAAGATATTGAGCGCACAATGAAACTGTGTCAACCTACGGAGCAAGTTCTGAAGCTTCTGAATCTGTGGAGAATAAAGAATGGAGACCAAGACACCATCAAAGGTTTAATGTATGGACTGAAGCACTTGAAAACATACCACTTTCCAAAAACAACCATACAAAGCCTGAAGAAGGTCATTAAGTTTCTTCAAAGATTTACAATGTATAGATTATACCAGAAACTCTTATTAGAAATGGTAGGAAACCAAATTAAATCAGTGAAAGTAAGATGTGTCTAa